The Halorhabdus sp. BNX81 genome includes a region encoding these proteins:
- a CDS encoding pyruvoyl-dependent arginine decarboxylase, with product MGAIRIVMGSGHGPTPTAAYDAALAEAGVHNYNLVTLSSVIPADARIERVGTAPDLGPAGRGLYVVQAAETTDEGEAAAAIGWTREPDGPGIFYEVSGSSERRVREDVRAGLSAGRELREWDFGEKHVEVTTATAAEEYACAIVLAVYGESHTLIEQ from the coding sequence ATGGGAGCGATTCGGATCGTCATGGGCTCGGGTCACGGGCCGACGCCGACGGCCGCCTACGACGCCGCCCTGGCCGAGGCCGGCGTCCACAACTATAACCTCGTGACACTGTCGTCGGTCATCCCCGCCGACGCGAGGATCGAACGCGTCGGGACGGCCCCGGATCTCGGTCCGGCAGGCCGCGGGCTGTACGTCGTCCAGGCGGCGGAGACGACCGACGAAGGCGAGGCGGCGGCGGCGATCGGCTGGACGCGCGAGCCCGATGGCCCGGGCATCTTCTATGAAGTCTCCGGGTCGAGTGAACGACGGGTCCGGGAAGACGTCCGGGCAGGGCTTTCGGCCGGTCGCGAGCTCCGGGAGTGGGACTTTGGCGAGAAGCACGTCGAAGTCACAACGGCGACGGCAGCCGAGGAGTACGCCTGTGCGATCGTCCTGGCGGTCTACGGCGAAAGCCACACGCTAATCGAGCAGTGA
- a CDS encoding 4Fe-4S dicluster domain-containing protein, with translation MKVIDRSDFTALIEELIASDPREVVGVQESGEQYVFDRLESAEQLALEHDLTALSPKKYVMPQRETLLTYEQTDDDYEMRAEADPTGHIVVGVHPYDLAAINQLDKIFIDTLQDEPYRRKREHSVLIGVTMQDVADTCFAASMGTATIDSGYDLMVTDLGDRFAVDIGTFEGDQLLESVPTRNASAEEVERVAEIKADLEDAFDRELAFPPAALPTLLEASYDDMDFWEDYAEQCLSCGTCNVVCPTCFCFSVDMIRDLEGDSGRQERRWDGCLLEDFATVAQGENFREEVAQRHRHRFMRKGWYIYERYGDIACVGCGRCTRHCVAGVADPCEVYNELREGQHA, from the coding sequence ATGAAAGTCATTGATCGATCGGACTTCACGGCGTTGATCGAGGAGTTGATCGCATCCGATCCGCGGGAGGTAGTCGGGGTACAGGAGAGCGGCGAGCAGTACGTTTTCGATCGGCTGGAGTCGGCCGAGCAACTCGCGCTGGAACATGACCTGACGGCACTATCGCCGAAGAAGTACGTCATGCCACAGCGTGAGACGCTGTTGACCTACGAACAGACGGACGACGACTACGAGATGCGGGCCGAGGCTGATCCGACGGGGCATATCGTCGTCGGCGTCCATCCGTACGATCTCGCAGCGATCAATCAACTCGATAAGATCTTCATCGACACGCTGCAGGACGAACCGTACCGCCGCAAGCGCGAGCATTCCGTTCTCATCGGGGTGACAATGCAGGACGTCGCCGACACCTGCTTCGCCGCGAGCATGGGCACCGCGACGATCGACTCGGGGTATGATCTCATGGTGACTGACCTTGGCGATCGTTTCGCCGTCGACATCGGGACCTTCGAGGGTGATCAGTTGCTGGAGTCGGTTCCGACCCGGAACGCGAGCGCCGAGGAGGTAGAGCGCGTCGCGGAGATCAAAGCGGACCTCGAAGACGCCTTCGATCGGGAACTCGCCTTTCCGCCGGCTGCACTCCCTACATTGCTTGAAGCCAGCTACGACGACATGGACTTCTGGGAGGACTATGCCGAGCAGTGTCTCTCGTGTGGCACCTGTAACGTGGTCTGTCCGACCTGCTTCTGTTTCAGTGTCGATATGATCCGCGACCTTGAGGGCGACAGCGGTCGCCAGGAGCGCCGCTGGGACGGCTGTCTGCTGGAGGACTTCGCGACGGTCGCCCAGGGCGAGAACTTCCGTGAGGAGGTCGCTCAGCGCCATCGCCACCGGTTCATGCGCAAGGGGTGGTACATCTACGAGCGCTACGGCGACATCGCCTGCGTCGGGTGTGGCCGGTGTACGCGCCACTGCGTCGCCGGTGTGGCCGATCCCTGTGAGGTCTACAACGAACTCAGGGAGGGACAGCATGCGTAG
- a CDS encoding FAD/NAD(P)-binding protein, with amino-acid sequence MRSQTRKRFEHGESEYQPIEGQIVWIDDHTDDDKLFVIDLPDGVALDHEPGQFVQLFVPGVGEAPFSIASSPTNEGPFELCIRAVGNVTNAIHDMEAGDVVGIRGPYGQGFDVDAIAGEDLLFIAGGIGLAPLRSVINYALDRPGEFGELTTLYGCTEPAEQLFPEELDSWAGSDVMDYRETVDEVPEDQAWDGNIGVITSLIPPLEFDPESTVALVCGPPVMYRFVIKALREKGLADDRIYLSLERNMHCGRGLCGHCQLNELYVCLDGPVFHYPTVRDKEEAEV; translated from the coding sequence ATGCGTAGCCAGACGCGAAAACGCTTCGAACACGGGGAAAGCGAGTACCAGCCGATCGAGGGCCAGATCGTCTGGATCGACGACCATACTGACGACGACAAGCTGTTCGTGATCGACCTGCCCGACGGCGTTGCCCTGGATCACGAGCCCGGCCAGTTCGTCCAGCTGTTCGTCCCCGGCGTCGGCGAGGCACCGTTCTCGATCGCCTCGTCACCGACTAATGAGGGCCCCTTCGAGTTATGCATCCGCGCGGTTGGCAACGTGACCAACGCGATCCACGACATGGAAGCGGGGGACGTTGTCGGCATCCGCGGTCCCTACGGCCAGGGCTTCGACGTCGACGCCATCGCCGGCGAGGACCTCCTCTTTATCGCCGGCGGGATCGGCCTCGCACCGCTGCGCTCGGTGATCAACTACGCCCTGGATCGCCCCGGGGAGTTCGGCGAGTTGACGACGCTGTACGGCTGTACCGAACCCGCCGAACAGCTGTTTCCGGAGGAACTCGACTCGTGGGCTGGCTCGGACGTGATGGACTATCGCGAGACCGTCGACGAGGTGCCCGAAGATCAGGCGTGGGACGGCAACATCGGTGTCATTACCTCGCTGATCCCGCCCCTGGAGTTCGATCCCGAATCCACGGTTGCGCTAGTCTGTGGCCCGCCTGTGATGTACCGTTTTGTCATCAAGGCCCTGCGGGAGAAGGGGCTCGCCGACGACCGCATCTACCTCTCCTTAGAGCGCAACATGCACTGTGGCCGCGGGCTCTGTGGGCATTGCCAACTCAACGAACTGTACGTCTGTCTCGACGGGCCCGTGTTTCATTATCCGACCGTCCGCGACAAGGAGGAGGCCGAAGTATGA
- a CDS encoding NADH:ubiquinone oxidoreductase, whose amino-acid sequence MTGEAKPRVAFFDFTGCEGDQLQVINLEDRLLDLVEVVEVVSFREAMTEHGDDYEIAFVEGGVATAHDERRLTDVRDNADVVVALGSCAAFGGINALRNHQDFETVKERVYGDDADSISSYPVARPIDDVIDVDYEIPGCPIDREEFVGAVTALVNGAEPSIPNYPVCLECKFEENTCAFERGETCLGPITRGGCSATCVSAGTHCWGCRGMVDHPNEDAYTDVLEANGLTTEEVIEEYQLYWGWQRDQVAVADGDSQPVADGGER is encoded by the coding sequence ATGACGGGAGAGGCGAAACCGCGTGTCGCCTTCTTCGATTTCACGGGCTGTGAGGGCGATCAGCTGCAGGTCATCAACCTCGAGGACCGACTGCTGGATCTCGTCGAGGTCGTCGAGGTCGTCAGCTTCCGCGAGGCGATGACCGAACACGGAGACGACTACGAGATCGCCTTCGTCGAGGGCGGCGTCGCGACGGCCCACGACGAGCGCCGGCTGACCGATGTCCGTGACAACGCCGATGTCGTCGTCGCGCTAGGCTCGTGTGCCGCCTTTGGGGGCATCAACGCCCTCCGCAACCACCAGGACTTCGAGACGGTCAAAGAGCGGGTGTACGGCGATGACGCCGATTCGATCTCGTCCTATCCCGTGGCTCGCCCGATCGACGACGTCATCGACGTCGACTACGAGATCCCGGGCTGTCCGATCGATCGCGAGGAGTTCGTCGGGGCGGTCACGGCCCTGGTCAACGGTGCCGAACCGTCGATCCCAAACTACCCCGTCTGCCTGGAGTGCAAGTTCGAGGAGAACACCTGCGCCTTCGAGCGCGGCGAGACCTGCCTTGGGCCGATCACTCGCGGCGGCTGTTCGGCGACCTGCGTCTCGGCGGGCACCCACTGCTGGGGCTGTCGGGGCATGGTCGACCATCCGAACGAGGACGCCTACACGGACGTTCTCGAAGCCAACGGGCTGACGACCGAGGAAGTGATCGAGGAGTATCAACTCTACTGGGGCTGGCAACGTGATCAGGTGGCAGTCGCTGACGGCGACTCCCAGCCCGTCGCCGACGGGGGTGAGCGATGA
- a CDS encoding Ni/Fe hydrogenase subunit alpha: MSHTIDVEGDLVTRVEGHGSIVVNAEDGELETCEWQVVESPRYFESMLVGRSFEESHHITSRICAICSVSHTIASLQATEAALGISVSEQDRRLRKLALYGETLQSHVLHLGYLALPDLVGEKSVLPLADTHEDELETVIDLHRLGNELTEVVTGRSVHAQRLLPGGFSQLPDESELQALLDRLLNSWDAVAELADLLAVLADELPAFERETEYISLTHPEEYAFAEGTIYSSDVGEIPVSDYRDVANEYVVEHSTAKFARHERDSYMVGALARFNNNADQLAPRAQEVADRFGLDAPAHNPYLNNVAQLVEVAHLLGESVRLIEALLDDGLTPQSNYHVPEIDPTAGQGIGAIEVPRGVLFHEYAYDDTGEVTEANCVIPTNQNHGNIQRDMETLVPTIVDHPEDEIKHTLEMLVRAYDPCISCSTHYLDVEFVGPNG; the protein is encoded by the coding sequence ATGAGTCACACGATCGACGTCGAGGGCGACCTCGTCACCCGCGTCGAGGGCCACGGCTCGATCGTGGTCAACGCCGAGGACGGCGAACTCGAAACCTGCGAGTGGCAGGTCGTCGAATCTCCGCGGTATTTCGAATCGATGCTGGTCGGTCGCTCCTTCGAGGAATCCCATCATATCACCTCGCGGATCTGTGCCATCTGCTCGGTCAGTCACACGATCGCCTCGCTGCAGGCAACTGAGGCGGCCCTCGGGATCTCCGTCTCCGAGCAGGACCGCCGGCTGCGAAAGCTTGCGCTCTACGGCGAGACGCTTCAGAGCCACGTCCTGCACCTGGGCTATCTCGCGTTGCCGGATCTGGTCGGCGAGAAATCCGTCCTGCCGCTTGCGGACACACACGAGGACGAACTGGAGACTGTGATCGATCTCCACCGGCTGGGCAACGAGTTGACCGAAGTCGTCACCGGCCGATCGGTCCACGCTCAGCGCCTGCTCCCTGGCGGTTTCTCCCAGCTTCCCGACGAGAGCGAACTCCAAGCGCTGCTCGATCGGCTCCTCAACAGCTGGGATGCCGTCGCGGAACTCGCCGACCTGCTGGCCGTTCTGGCCGATGAACTCCCCGCTTTCGAGCGTGAGACCGAGTATATCTCGCTCACCCATCCCGAGGAGTACGCTTTCGCCGAGGGCACGATCTACTCATCGGATGTCGGGGAGATCCCCGTCTCCGACTATCGGGACGTCGCCAACGAGTACGTCGTCGAGCACTCGACGGCCAAATTCGCGCGGCACGAGCGCGATTCGTATATGGTCGGCGCGCTGGCCCGCTTCAACAACAACGCCGACCAGCTTGCCCCGCGGGCCCAGGAGGTCGCCGATCGCTTCGGTCTGGACGCGCCCGCCCACAATCCGTATCTGAACAACGTCGCCCAACTTGTCGAGGTCGCCCACCTCCTCGGGGAGTCCGTCCGGCTGATCGAGGCGTTGCTGGACGATGGCCTCACCCCGCAGTCGAACTACCACGTCCCCGAGATCGACCCGACCGCGGGCCAGGGGATCGGGGCCATCGAGGTGCCCCGCGGCGTGCTCTTCCACGAGTACGCCTACGACGACACCGGCGAGGTGACCGAGGCCAACTGCGTCATCCCCACCAACCAGAACCACGGCAACATCCAACGGGACATGGAGACGCTGGTGCCGACGATCGTCGACCACCCCGAGGACGAAATCAAGCACACCCTGGAGATGCTCGTCCGGGCCTACGACCCCTGTATCTCCTGTTCGACGCACTATCTCGACGTCGAGTTCGTCGGTCCCAACGGATGA
- a CDS encoding hydrogenase maturation protease: MTADRAIVALGNPYRRDDGIGPALVDRLREEGLSSVDCLDLGDAGFELVHVVADYDAVVIVDAVDFGGDPGEIVVFDPADPETATGRRGTHGTDPFELLEVASRVADTNPSIRVVGIQPAETGYGDGLSQPVSDSLPAGCRTLRATVRSL, translated from the coding sequence ATGACCGCCGATCGCGCCATCGTCGCACTCGGCAATCCCTATCGTCGGGACGACGGAATCGGGCCCGCGCTGGTTGATCGGCTCCGCGAAGAGGGACTGTCGTCGGTGGACTGTCTCGACCTCGGCGACGCGGGGTTTGAGTTAGTGCACGTCGTCGCCGATTACGACGCCGTCGTGATCGTCGACGCGGTAGATTTCGGCGGTGATCCGGGTGAGATTGTGGTGTTCGATCCGGCTGACCCTGAAACCGCAACCGGCCGAAGGGGCACCCACGGCACTGACCCGTTCGAACTCCTGGAGGTGGCATCGCGGGTGGCGGATACGAACCCGTCGATCCGCGTCGTCGGTATCCAGCCCGCAGAGACCGGCTACGGGGACGGGCTGAGTCAACCGGTTTCTGATTCCCTTCCGGCTGGGTGCCGGACACTGCGTGCGACGGTTCGATCGCTGTAG
- a CDS encoding CBS domain-containing protein translates to MDIADIATRDYIEVDADERLGKVRSIFERENPKGIIVTEAGEYAGVITQKELVQSHVEDQAKARALMQHAPKIERTGDVRETARVLVESGNKVAPVFEANKLWGVITDDDILSAVIDNLDALTVEQIFTGDVVTATEDTEVGQVINKLREHGISRVPVLNDDGKLTGMVTRHDIVDVVVRDMDKATTGERAGDVDRVLDLPVYDVMSSPVATTTIDESVEDAVRRMLENDYAGLVVTPERDDSLVAGIITKTDVLRALSFTEEEHMDVQITNIKLLDTISRQDVRVGIEDVADKYQAMQVQHAHVRFQEHKEKLRGTPLINCQIRLRTNKGQVAGTGEGYGAKTAFNVALDKLQRNVLERKGVRSDEEYRGQLLRKLGEL, encoded by the coding sequence ATGGATATTGCTGATATAGCCACCCGCGACTACATCGAAGTCGATGCGGACGAACGCCTGGGCAAAGTCCGCTCGATCTTTGAGCGCGAAAATCCCAAAGGAATCATTGTCACTGAGGCGGGTGAGTACGCCGGCGTCATCACGCAAAAGGAACTGGTACAGTCTCACGTCGAGGATCAGGCAAAGGCCCGCGCGCTGATGCAACACGCGCCGAAGATCGAGCGGACGGGCGACGTCCGTGAGACGGCCCGGGTCCTGGTCGAGAGTGGGAACAAAGTCGCGCCGGTGTTCGAGGCCAACAAGCTCTGGGGAGTCATCACCGACGACGACATTCTTTCGGCGGTCATCGACAACTTGGACGCCCTCACTGTCGAGCAGATCTTCACCGGTGACGTCGTCACTGCCACTGAGGACACAGAGGTCGGCCAGGTGATCAACAAGCTTCGCGAGCACGGGATCTCCCGGGTTCCCGTCCTGAACGACGACGGGAAGCTGACGGGGATGGTGACCCGTCACGATATCGTCGATGTCGTCGTCCGGGACATGGACAAGGCGACGACCGGCGAGCGCGCCGGCGATGTCGACCGGGTCCTCGATCTGCCTGTCTACGACGTGATGAGTAGCCCCGTCGCGACGACGACGATCGACGAGTCGGTCGAGGACGCCGTTCGACGAATGCTCGAGAACGACTACGCCGGACTCGTCGTCACGCCGGAACGCGACGACTCGCTGGTCGCCGGTATCATCACGAAGACGGACGTCCTCCGGGCGCTGTCGTTCACCGAGGAGGAACACATGGACGTCCAGATTACCAACATCAAGCTCCTTGATACGATCTCCCGCCAGGACGTTCGCGTCGGGATCGAGGACGTCGCCGACAAGTACCAGGCCATGCAGGTGCAACACGCCCACGTTCGGTTTCAGGAACACAAGGAGAAACTCCGTGGGACGCCCCTGATCAACTGCCAGATCCGCCTCCGAACCAACAAGGGCCAGGTCGCGGGCACCGGCGAGGGCTACGGGGCGAAAACCGCGTTCAACGTCGCGCTCGACAAACTCCAGCGCAACGTCCTCGAACGCAAGGGCGTCCGTAGCGACGAGGAGTACCGCGGGCAGTTGCTGCGGAAACTCGGCGAGCTGTAA
- a CDS encoding XapX domain-containing protein, protein MVVQIALALLAGIFVGALFGIIQVPIPAPPNLAGVLGIAGILLGYKGVEWLNLQVDIVELITNVL, encoded by the coding sequence ATGGTCGTTCAGATCGCTCTGGCGCTGCTGGCAGGCATCTTCGTCGGTGCGCTGTTCGGTATCATTCAAGTACCGATACCCGCGCCGCCCAATCTCGCAGGTGTCCTCGGCATCGCCGGGATCCTGCTTGGATACAAGGGTGTCGAGTGGTTGAACCTACAGGTCGACATCGTCGAGCTGATAACGAACGTCCTGTGA
- a CDS encoding type 1 glutamine amidotransferase gives MDRPRLALLNAAQEAADTRRNFERELDADLDVFHCPSGELPDGFQYDGFVITGSSASVYWDREWIGELKIWVGDAIRAGLPALGVCFGHQLLADVMGGNVKSMGEYELGYRTVTHDGENRLLDGIDETMTVFMSHSDHVTDEPPGATVFAENEYGIQSFRKGRVFAVQFHPEYDMETAELITRGKADEIPKERIESVLAGIHEENYAAAQHAKTLFDNFLAVVKDVQRKRIDATNSG, from the coding sequence ATGGATCGTCCACGTCTCGCTCTGTTGAACGCGGCTCAGGAAGCAGCGGACACGCGCCGAAATTTCGAGCGGGAGCTGGACGCCGATCTCGATGTATTTCACTGTCCATCCGGGGAGTTACCCGACGGATTCCAGTACGACGGGTTCGTGATCACGGGGTCGAGCGCGTCGGTATACTGGGACCGGGAATGGATCGGCGAATTGAAAATCTGGGTCGGCGATGCGATCCGGGCGGGCCTGCCCGCGCTGGGCGTCTGTTTCGGCCACCAGCTCCTGGCGGACGTCATGGGCGGCAACGTCAAGAGCATGGGTGAGTACGAACTCGGGTACCGAACAGTCACCCACGACGGGGAAAATCGCCTGCTCGATGGGATCGATGAGACGATGACGGTGTTCATGAGTCACTCCGATCACGTCACCGACGAGCCGCCCGGAGCGACGGTGTTCGCCGAGAACGAGTACGGCATCCAAAGCTTCCGAAAAGGGCGCGTCTTCGCTGTGCAGTTCCATCCGGAATATGACATGGAGACCGCCGAACTGATCACGCGGGGGAAAGCAGACGAGATCCCGAAAGAGCGAATAGAGAGCGTTCTGGCGGGTATTCACGAGGAAAATTACGCCGCAGCACAGCACGCAAAGACGCTGTTCGATAATTTCCTCGCGGTCGTGAAAGATGTACAGCGAAAGCGGATCGACGCGACGAATTCGGGGTAA
- a CDS encoding glutamate-cysteine ligase family protein, which produces MSDHIDSSVASNQDPTLETDGSSVPLRRSIEVEYWVIDDEGRLTDPGDLTDAGEGVEREFIEPLLEIKTTPCESTAELQTEFYERLQMVLQQAQELDKHLVPLGTPIHDGEIPDRPGERTRIQDRVVGSNFEYVRHCAGTHIHVEQQPGHVIDQLNTLIALDPALALVNSSPYFGRERLTTGARSQLYRRMAYETLPHQGRLWSYADDLESWAKRLEHRYGEFVTQSIITGFDRERVESYFGPESAVWTPVQLRERFSTVEWRSPDAALPSQILRLADELATIVSRVPKVPVRIEGERGRITSGEIVLPEFDAVSEYVDAAINEGLDSNAVRDYLDRMGFGVAAYEPLTHEIDPEQEITESRARELRLTCADRLEADVRRVSSVAAD; this is translated from the coding sequence ATGTCTGACCACATCGATTCCAGTGTCGCTTCGAATCAGGATCCAACACTCGAAACGGACGGGAGTTCGGTCCCACTCCGTCGCAGCATCGAGGTGGAGTACTGGGTAATCGACGACGAGGGGCGGTTGACCGATCCGGGCGATCTCACCGACGCGGGCGAGGGCGTCGAACGGGAGTTCATCGAGCCACTGCTCGAGATCAAGACCACGCCCTGTGAGTCCACGGCGGAACTGCAAACGGAGTTCTACGAGCGGCTACAGATGGTACTCCAGCAGGCCCAAGAGTTGGACAAGCACCTCGTCCCGCTCGGAACGCCAATCCACGACGGTGAGATCCCGGACCGTCCCGGCGAGCGGACAAGAATCCAGGATCGGGTCGTCGGGTCGAACTTCGAGTACGTCCGTCACTGTGCGGGGACCCACATCCACGTCGAACAACAGCCGGGCCACGTCATCGATCAGTTGAACACGCTGATCGCGCTCGACCCGGCCCTGGCGCTGGTCAATTCCTCGCCGTATTTCGGTCGGGAGCGCCTGACGACCGGTGCGCGCTCGCAACTCTACCGGCGGATGGCCTACGAAACGCTGCCACATCAGGGTCGACTGTGGTCGTATGCAGACGATCTGGAATCATGGGCCAAGCGGCTCGAACACCGCTACGGCGAGTTCGTCACCCAGTCGATCATCACCGGGTTCGATCGCGAGCGGGTGGAGTCGTATTTCGGGCCGGAGAGTGCCGTCTGGACGCCGGTCCAGCTCCGCGAGCGGTTTTCGACCGTCGAGTGGCGATCTCCCGATGCCGCGCTTCCGAGCCAGATCCTTCGGCTGGCTGACGAGCTCGCCACTATCGTCAGCCGGGTGCCGAAGGTACCTGTCCGGATCGAGGGCGAGCGAGGGCGGATCACGTCGGGGGAAATCGTCCTGCCGGAATTCGATGCTGTTTCCGAGTACGTCGACGCCGCGATCAACGAGGGCCTCGACTCGAACGCCGTTCGGGACTACCTCGACCGGATGGGATTTGGCGTCGCGGCCTACGAGCCATTGACCCACGAAATAGACCCGGAACAGGAGATTACCGAATCACGAGCCAGAGAGCTCCGGCTGACGTGCGCCGATCGCCTGGAAGCTGACGTCCGTCGTGTCAGTTCGGTCGCTGCCGACTGA
- a CDS encoding sterol desaturase gives MNPPNRELSSALVVGAVIGVGIHWLVGQILLAVVTAVTWVTAFGLTLHIRRAYPAFSSGESWADKRWTGLAVAVVTLAALIGAGPALPVSADVRFVLGLLVLGASVTAYSAGTLAVLDRVELDSNTTESPRVSDVADDD, from the coding sequence ATGAACCCTCCAAACCGAGAACTCTCGAGTGCGCTCGTTGTCGGTGCGGTGATCGGGGTCGGGATCCACTGGCTCGTCGGACAGATCCTTCTCGCGGTCGTGACGGCTGTCACCTGGGTGACAGCGTTCGGACTCACACTCCACATCCGGCGTGCGTACCCAGCTTTCTCGTCCGGCGAATCATGGGCCGACAAGCGATGGACTGGGCTCGCTGTCGCTGTCGTCACGCTCGCTGCGCTCATCGGAGCGGGACCGGCGCTTCCCGTTTCGGCGGACGTTCGGTTCGTACTCGGCCTCCTGGTTCTCGGTGCGTCCGTTACCGCGTATTCGGCAGGAACGCTCGCCGTGCTGGACCGCGTCGAACTTGACTCGAACACGACGGAGTCACCACGTGTTTCAGACGTAGCGGATGACGATTGA